In Equus przewalskii isolate Varuska chromosome 15, EquPr2, whole genome shotgun sequence, a single genomic region encodes these proteins:
- the LOC103555851 gene encoding uncharacterized protein isoform X1, whose translation MPLPTHAAARSLDSTVTLLFLASSPPPRPGGGAAARARARPRPLAAARGEEEGRSGPGGQGGARRGTADVGLALSRSLPGGRTGTRTRGRARGRPGGGSSRRRWLHFPGLRGGHSGSRGQQPREPELERPGAAAAAARRDLKCPPRHKELMTVQVLVEEVLMETNVKVFSKNQKESKFSPRKRREKYPAKQLLNCQLVLKEFRRNLQKLRWTLLPTVAASRYSIQSRAA comes from the exons ATGCCCCTGCCCACCCACGCCGCTGCCCGCTCGCTGGACTCGACTGTCACTTTACTTTTCCTCgcttcctccccgccccctcgCCCAGGCGGTGGGGCAGCCGCCCGTGCgcgcgcccgcccccgccccctcgcGGCCGCGcgcggggaggaggaggggcggaGCGGGCCGGGGGGGCAGGGAGGCGCGCGGCGCGGCACGGCCGACGTGGGGCTCGCGCTCTCGCGGTCTCTCCCGGGCGGGCGCACGGGCACGCGCACTCGCGGGCGCGCGCGCGGACGGCCGGGCGGCGGTAGCTCTCGGAGGCGGTGGCTTCACTTTCCAGGACTCAGGGGCGGCCACAGCGGCAGCCGCGGGCAGCAGCCTCGGGAGCCGGAGCTGGAACggccgggggcggcggcggcggcggcgcggagg GATCTAAAATGTCCACCGAGGCACAAAGAGTTGATGACAGTCCAAGTACTAGTGGAGGAAGTTCTGATGGAGACCAACGTGAAAGTGTTCAGCAAGAACCAGAAAGAGAGCAAGTTCAGCccaagaaaaaggagggaaaaatatCCAGCAAAACAGCTGCTAAACTGTCAACTAGTGCTAAAAG aattcagaAGGAACTTGCAGAAATTACGTTGGACCCTCCTCCCAACTGTAG